The following coding sequences lie in one Miscanthus floridulus cultivar M001 chromosome 9, ASM1932011v1, whole genome shotgun sequence genomic window:
- the LOC136480482 gene encoding uncharacterized protein: protein MSFEVAVASAGGNEAVLAKSFVIAAEGDALAWYSMLKPSSVYSWEDLRDKILANFKGFTSESLTSMDLFQCKKNQEEALKDYFQKFVQMKANAPNVPKDVAIEAAIKGLRIGPFVAHLAREKPRTIEDLYNKFEKYSRSDNDLRRRLEEHNQSKQF from the coding sequence ATGAGCTTTGAGGTAGCAGTAGCTTCCGCCGGTGGAAATGAAGCAGTGCTAGCCAAATCTTTCGTCATCGCAGCTGAAGGCGACGCGTTAGCCTGGTATTCGATGCTGAAGCCAAGTTCTGTGTATTCATGGGAAGACCTCCGCGACAAGATCTTAGCAAATTTCAAGGGATTCACAAGTGAATCCTTGACTTCCATGGATCTATTTCAATGCAAGAAAAATCAAGAAGAAGCATTAAAAGACTACTTCCAAAAATTCGTGCAAATGAAGGCAAATGCACCAAATGTCCCAAAAGATGTTGCTATCGAAGCAGCAATCAAGGGCCTTCGCATAGGACCCTTCGTAGCTCATCTAGCTAGGGAAAAGCCAAGGACCATCGAAGACCTTTACAACAAATTTGAGAAGTATAGCAGATCTGACAATGACCTCCGCAGAAGGCTAGAAGAGCATAACCAGAGCAAGCAGTTCTAG